In Gigantopelta aegis isolate Gae_Host chromosome 14, Gae_host_genome, whole genome shotgun sequence, the following proteins share a genomic window:
- the LOC121389069 gene encoding adhesive plaque matrix protein-like, whose product MSHVMPKRNVMPLIKTKRNVMPHIKSKRNVMPHIKSKRNVMPHIKSKRNVMPHIKPKRNVMPHIKPKRNVTPRIKTKWNVMPRIKPKRNVMPHIKTKRNVMPHIKTKRNVTPHIKSKRNLLPHIKPKWNPKWNVTPHIKSKRNLLPHIKPKRKVTPHIKPKWNVTPHIKPKWNVTPHIKTKRNLLPHIKPKRNVTPHIKPKWNVTPHIKPTWNVTPHIKTKRNVTPHIKSKRNLLPHIKPKWKVTPHII is encoded by the exons ATGTCTCACGTTATGCCTAAGCGGAACGTGATGCCTCTTATTAAGACCAAGCGGAACGTGATGCCTCACATTAAGTCAAAGCGGAACGTGATGCCTCACATTAAGTCCAAGCGGAACGTGATGCCTCACATTAAGTCCAAGCGGAACGTGATGCCTCACATTAAGCCCAAGCGGAACGTGATGCCTCACATTAAGCCCAAGCGGAATGTGACGCCTCGTATTAAGACTAAGTGGAACGTGATGCCTCGCATTAAGCCCAAACGGAACGTGATGCCCCATATTAAGACCAAGCGGAACGTGATGCCCCACATTAAGACCAAGCGGAACGTGACGCCTCACATTAAGTCCAAGCGGAACCTTCTGCCTCACATTAAGCCAAAGTGGAAC CCCAAGTGGAACGTGACGCCTCACATTAAGTCCAAGCGGAACCTGCTGCCTCACATTAAGCCCAAGCGGAAGGTGACGCCTCACATTAAGCCCAAGTGGAACGTGACGCCTCACATTAAGCCTAAGTGGAACGTGACGCCTCACATTAAGACCAAGCGGAACCTGCTGCCTCACATTAAGCCCAAGCGGAACGTGACGCCTCACATTAAGCCCAAGTGGAACGTGACGCCTCACATTAAGCCCACGTGGAACGTGACGCCTCACATTAAGACCAAGCGGAACGTGACGCCTCACATTAAGTCCAAGCGGAACCTGCTGCCTCACATTAAGCCCAAGTGGAAGGTGACGCCTCACATCATTTAA
- the LOC121389071 gene encoding mucin-7-like, with protein MVNDPQHGRWRSSSRRRRRTRASQRGLNRAAQPPGAVPPASQKKTKSTGATQGGPKPVAKPPGEVPSASAPPTSTLKLTSGAAKGGGGGSKLSAKLTVAAPPPPSPAPMETGHVVVSSPPSSPPASPKVAVAADVERESKKRKVSEKDSPTQPETCRIASAKLPHKEFTHLS; from the exons ATGGTAAATGACCCCCAACA TGGACGGTGGCGGTCATCCAGTAGGAGACGACGACGTACCAGGGCCTCTCAGCGGGGACTAAACCgagcggctcaaccgccaggggcggtcccTCCTGCTTCACAGAAGAAGACCAAGTCGACAGGGGCGACTCAGGGGGGACcaaaaccggtggctaaaccgccgggGGAGGTCCCTTCTGCTTCGGCACCCCCCACCTCTACGTTGAAGCTTACGTCAGGAGCGGcaaagggtggggggggggggtcaaagcTGTCAGCTAAACTGACAGTGGCGGCCCCTCCTCCACCTTCACCAGCGCCGATGGAAACGGGACACGTGGTGGTTTCGTCCCCACCATCCAGCCCGCCGGCGTCTCCCAAGGTTGCTGTTGCGGCGGACGTGGAGCGTGAATCCAAGAAGAGGAAAGTGTCTGAAAAGGACTCGCCGACCCAGCCCGAAACCTGTAGGATCGCTTCGGCCAAGCTGCCCCACAAGGAGTTTACCCATCTTTCATAG
- the LOC121389504 gene encoding uncharacterized protein LOC121389504 — translation MGTRTGERTDICEDNDDCSMLLAAIVLCLVPLATCRCHGSHTYHATGTGYYPADDPIEGGFLDMRGHKLHTLQDFLEGHASYVSVAMDNRAGIAYGTRICIPEMDAKYNRHIVFEVVDTGSAFYGKGHSRIDICVRNRALSYDDTINGRLTLVFP, via the exons ATGGGAACACGGACAGGTGAGAGGACTGACATTTGCGAGGACAACGACGACTGCAGTATGTTGCTTGCAGCTATTGTTCTCTGTCTGGTTCCTTTGG CAACCTGCCGTTGCCATGGTTCCCACACTTACCACGCGACTGGAACGGGGTACTACCCAGCGGATGATCCGATAGAGGGCGGCTTTCTGGACATGCGTGGTCACAAACTTCATACTTTACAG GATTTTCTAGAAGGACATGCCTCCTACGTGAGTGTTGCTATGGACAACAGGGCAGGGATAGCATATGGTACCCGGATCTGCATACCCGAGATGGACGCAAAGTATAACAGACACATTGTGTTTGAG GTTGTTGACACAGGGAGTGCGTTCTACGGTAAAGGTCACAGTCGAATAGACATCTGTGTTAGAAACCGAGCGCTCTCCTATGACGACACCATCAATGGACGACTTACCTTGGTCTTCCCTTGA
- the LOC121388192 gene encoding uncharacterized protein LOC121388192 — protein MTYTTSGHLLIGANRNRSGHFRGSVRCFVVFLGQFSGNATKLKDICEKNVSYPKASDINKESCVSDARKNTFTLKASSAAPAVGLNSVLKVKVTTKIQCAKLCLETLNCRSFTTKEHSGSVVCGLYDFETGESGLTADNRSKYFALT, from the exons ATGACTTACACAACCTCCGGACATCTGCTCATTGGCGCCAACAGGAATAGGAGCGGACATTTCCGAGGAAGCGTCAGATGTTTCGTGGTGTTCCTAGGCCAATTCAGTGGTAATGCTACCAAGCTCAAAGACATCTGCGAGAAAAACGTGTCCTATCCAAAAg cTTCTGATATTAACAAGGAGAGCTGTGTTTCCGATGCGCGGAAGAATACCTTTACATTGAAGGCGTCCTCCGCAGCCCCTGCAGTCGGACTAAACTCTGTGTTGAAGGTCAAAGTCACGACCAAGATCCAGTGTGCAAAGCTTTGCTTGGAGACATTAAACTGTCGATCGTTTACCACCAAGGAGCATTCCGGAAGTGTCGTCTGCGGGTTGTACGATTTTGAGACGGGAGAGTCAGGTTTAACCGCTGACAATAGATCCAAGTATTTCGCACTTACGTAG